Proteins from one Bombus affinis isolate iyBomAffi1 chromosome 1, iyBomAffi1.2, whole genome shotgun sequence genomic window:
- the LOC126921039 gene encoding pyridoxine/pyridoxamine 5'-phosphate oxidase — translation MSSSKLTADAKFGVDIGDMRIRYKGKNETFTEEQLVSKEPIGQFKAWFEEASKDPQIFEPNTMYLATATKNGIPSIRPVLLKHYGNDGFKFYTNYESRKGCDIAQNSNVAAYFYWQSLRRGVRIEGRAVKTSPEDSDDYFQTRPYASQIGSMSSKQSSVIASRETLIVKERELLAQFPEGQVKRPDCWGGYIIIPHSVEFWQGQSDRLHDRIRFRRPTPNEKIDDVLLHRGDDGWVYERLSP, via the exons ATGTCATCTTCAAAACTTACTGCAGATGCGAAGTTCGGTGTTGACATCGGAG ATATGCGAATTAGGTACAAAGGCAAAAACGAAACTTTTACGGAGGAACAACTTGTTAGCAAGGAGCCTATTGGTCAATTTAAAGCATGGTTCGAGGAAGCCTCCAAGGACCCGCAAATTTTCGAGCCAAACACCATGTATCTTGCCACAGCTACTAA AAATGGAATTCCGTCCATACGACCAGTGTTACTAAAACATTATGGTAACgatggtttcaaattttatacgAATTACGAAAGTAGAAAAGGTTGCGATATA GCTCAAAACTCAAATGTAGCGGCGTACTTCTATTGGCAATCTTTGAGACGAGGC gtGCGTATAGAAGGCAGAGCAGTAAAAACTTCTCCAGAAGACTCGGATGATTATTTCCAAACCCGACCATATGCGAGTCAAATAGGATCAATGTCTAGTAAACAAAGTAGTGTGATCGCGAGTAGAGAGACGCTTATTGTGAAAGAAAGAGAATTACTGGCGCAGTTCCCAGAGGGTCAAGTTAAAAGACCAGACTGCTG GGGAGGGTATATCATTATTCCACATTCCGTAGAATTTTGGCAAGGTCAAAGCGATCGTTTACACGATAGAATTCGTTTCAGACGGCCTACGCCAAACGAAAAAATCGACGACGTATTACTCCATCGAGGAGATGACGGATGGGTTTATGAAAGATTATCTCCCTAG
- the LOC126921034 gene encoding histidine protein methyltransferase 1 homolog: MFKFGFSENKQDEVKGEDTKKSTLNWIPASKVEVSELELQIENRYEPNDYRECLFFPDCKLKLIQHEKALHDLQKYNCTNILEAESQHSDRIPAKYEGGLKIWECSYDLGQYLLKNIEFQDKFVLDLGCGTGIIGLIALLKNSIVHFQDYNVEVIKTVTIPNVLLNFEDRESVLNRCQFFCGDWESFTKLRDSNNGDEFVEYDLIFTSETIYDPDNHKKLYEVFKRRLKANGVGFIAGKSYYFGVGGGMWQFQNLIEEDAIFDVEIVWRNTEGLQREILKITRKQQS; the protein is encoded by the exons ATGTTTAAATTCGGATTTTCGGAAAATAAACAGGATGAag TGAAAGGTGAAGATACTAAAAAATCAACACTCAATTGGATACCTGCCTCAAAGGTGGAGGTATCGGAATTGGAATTGCAAATCGAGAACCGATATGAACCTAATGATTACAGAGAATGTCTGTTTTTTCCGGAttgcaaattaaaattaattcaacATGAAAAGGCGTTACACGATTTGCAAAAGTATaattgtacaaatattttaGAGGCAGAATCGCAACATTCTGATCGTATTCCCGCTAAATACGAAG GTGGCTTAAAAATCTGGGAGTGCAGTTACGATTTAGGCCAAtacttattaaaaaatatcgaatttcAAGATAAATTTGTTTTGGACTTAGGATGCGGTACCGGTATTATTGGTCTTATTGCTCTTCTTAAAAATTCCATCGTTCATTTTCAAGATTAT AATGTAGAGGTAATTAAAACTGTAACGATCCCGAATGttctattgaattttgaggATCGAGAGAGCGTATTAAATAGGTGTCAATTTTTTTGCGGTGATTGGGAATCCTTCACAAAATTGCGTGATTCTAACAATGGGGATGAATTCGTAGAATACGATCTGATTTTCACAAGTGAAACAATTTATGACCCCGATAATcataaaaaattgtatgaagTTTTCAAACGTAGGCTCAAAGCGAATGGCGTTGG GTTTATTGCCGGTAAAAGTTATTATTTCGGTGTCGGTGGAGGAATGTGGCAATTTCAGAACCTAATAGAGGAAGATGCTATTTTTGACGTTGAGATAGTGTGGAGAAATACAGAGG gaTTACAAAgagaaattctaaaaattaCAAGGAAGCAACAATCTTAG